The following are from one region of the Salvelinus namaycush isolate Seneca unplaced genomic scaffold, SaNama_1.0 Scaffold108, whole genome shotgun sequence genome:
- the LOC120035653 gene encoding CMRF35-like molecule 5 — MKKVFITTVTLLLALCPAESEGLEVTGLVGGQVEIKCSHKFAKHNKKYFCKDTCTGSDILVHTEDSKDYTKTGRYSIDDRGDGDLTVTINNLKMSDSGTYWCGVDRFFIDTSQEVLLRVLDGLG, encoded by the exons ATGAAGAAAGTCTTCATCACCACGGTTACCCTTCTGTTAG CTCTGTGTCCAGCTGAGTCAGAGGGTTTGGAGGTGACTGGACTTGTAGGAGGACAGGTGGAAATCAAATGCTCACATAAGTTCGCAAAGCACAACAAAAAATACTTTTGCAAGGACACCTGCACTGGTTCAGATATTCTGGTTCACACTGAGGACAGCAAGGACTATACTAAGACAGGGAGATACAGTATAGATGACAGAGGAGATGGAGACTTGACTGTTACCATCAACAACCTAAAGATGTCAGACTCTGGGACCTACTGGTGTGGAGTGGACAGATTCTTCATAGACACTTCCCAGGAAGTGCTTCTCAGAGTTTTAGACG GATTAGGATGA